The uncultured Treponema sp. genome includes a region encoding these proteins:
- a CDS encoding ABC transporter substrate-binding protein: MKRSVVLCTAAALALMASGCSKNNGGENSIHGKIGGNIIVLTNRTDIVDTKLQEYKEAFEQKYPGTSVEFEAITDYEGTVRTRMGTQEYGDVLCRPNIQSIDFEKYFEPLGSLEDFDKVMNFTRTSIAISYKDVVYTYPMVATVSAGIVYNKAVFEKAGVGVPRNTEEFYEAMQKIKDKTNAVPVFMNYPSGWTLNQWEGGLLSASGDPEYKRKIIHEDSPFVPGDGHYELYKMMYEVVKRGLCEKDLLASEWEQSKQDLADGKIGCMVLGSWAIQQVKDLAARPETIGYMPFPFEIDGKKYAEAQLDMPLCINKYSKNKATAYAWIKFMSDDTDWVQYTESIPVKKGEPYPAVLDSFGEMGVQYIESAPAEPQYEGVYDKIDKESEIGFWNDPEKKRIIDAAIGSTKETFEGIMADWNKRWAKTRAEYLN; encoded by the coding sequence ATGAAAAGAAGTGTAGTTTTGTGTACGGCGGCGGCTTTGGCGCTTATGGCTTCGGGCTGCTCAAAAAACAATGGCGGTGAAAATTCCATTCACGGAAAAATCGGTGGAAACATTATCGTTCTTACAAACAGAACAGACATTGTAGACACCAAACTTCAGGAATACAAGGAAGCGTTTGAACAAAAATATCCGGGAACTTCTGTAGAGTTTGAGGCGATTACAGATTACGAAGGAACTGTAAGAACCCGCATGGGAACTCAGGAATACGGCGATGTTCTTTGCCGCCCGAATATTCAGTCAATTGACTTTGAAAAATATTTTGAGCCGCTCGGTTCACTTGAAGATTTTGACAAAGTGATGAACTTTACAAGAACTTCAATTGCAATTTCCTACAAGGATGTTGTGTACACATATCCGATGGTTGCAACAGTAAGCGCGGGAATTGTTTACAACAAGGCTGTTTTTGAAAAGGCTGGTGTCGGCGTTCCAAGAAACACAGAGGAATTCTACGAGGCAATGCAGAAAATCAAAGACAAGACAAATGCAGTTCCAGTATTTATGAACTATCCTTCTGGCTGGACTTTGAATCAGTGGGAAGGCGGACTTTTGAGCGCGTCTGGAGATCCGGAATACAAGAGAAAGATTATCCACGAGGATTCTCCTTTTGTTCCTGGCGACGGACATTATGAGCTTTACAAGATGATGTACGAAGTTGTAAAGCGCGGCTTGTGCGAAAAAGATTTGCTTGCTTCTGAATGGGAACAGTCAAAGCAGGATCTTGCCGACGGAAAAATCGGATGCATGGTTCTTGGCTCTTGGGCAATTCAGCAGGTAAAAGATCTTGCAGCGCGCCCGGAAACAATCGGATATATGCCGTTCCCATTTGAAATCGACGGAAAAAAATATGCGGAAGCTCAGCTTGATATGCCGCTTTGCATCAACAAGTACAGCAAGAACAAGGCGACTGCTTATGCTTGGATAAAGTTTATGTCGGACGACACAGACTGGGTTCAGTACACGGAATCTATTCCTGTAAAGAAGGGCGAGCCTTATCCTGCAGTTTTGGATTCGTTCGGTGAAATGGGCGTTCAGTACATTGAATCTGCTCCGGCGGAACCGCAGTACGAAGGCGTTTACGACAAGATTGACAAGGAATCTGAAATCGGCTTTTGGAACGATCCTGAAAAGAAAAGAATTATCGACGCTGCTATTGGAAGCACAAAAGAAACTTTTGAAGGCATCATGGCAGACTGGAACAAACGCTGGGCAAAAACCAGAGCAGAATATCTGAATTAA
- a CDS encoding sugar ABC transporter permease produces MKNQIQLSIKKQQKVVIFTFLLVPLVLVIVFGFLPIINMFGYSFLKWDGLGQKKFIGIKNYIEVFSRPEYFKVFAVSIYYLVGSFIQLALALLFAVILCTKVKGVNFFKGVLFFPNLINSVAIGFIFTYFFKDTGTLNSFLNFLGVKNTPLWLTNPKLVNYSLSFTSIWRYMGFNIVMFVAAIESLPKVTFEAAALDGANAWQKFRFIILPGIAPVLQINAILAVKGAVSVFEIPYIMTGGGNGSSTFVIKTMDTAFKFNKIGLASAMAIVLTVMVLLISFIQNAVFNTDEKN; encoded by the coding sequence ATGAAAAACCAAATACAACTTTCAATTAAAAAACAGCAGAAAGTCGTGATTTTCACATTTTTGCTAGTTCCGCTTGTGCTTGTAATCGTCTTTGGATTTCTTCCAATCATAAATATGTTTGGCTACAGTTTTCTAAAGTGGGACGGACTTGGACAGAAAAAATTCATTGGAATTAAAAACTACATAGAAGTTTTTTCACGCCCGGAATATTTCAAGGTTTTTGCAGTCAGCATTTACTATCTTGTGGGCTCTTTTATTCAGCTTGCCCTTGCGCTTTTGTTTGCAGTTATTTTATGCACAAAAGTAAAAGGCGTTAACTTTTTTAAGGGAGTTTTGTTTTTCCCGAATCTTATAAACAGCGTAGCAATCGGTTTTATTTTTACATATTTTTTCAAGGATACAGGAACTCTCAATTCATTTTTGAATTTCCTTGGAGTAAAAAACACACCGCTTTGGCTTACAAATCCTAAGCTTGTAAACTACTCATTGTCGTTCACGTCTATCTGGCGATACATGGGATTTAATATTGTAATGTTCGTGGCGGCTATAGAATCTTTGCCAAAAGTTACTTTTGAAGCGGCGGCTTTGGACGGAGCAAACGCATGGCAAAAGTTCCGCTTTATAATTCTTCCGGGAATTGCACCGGTTCTTCAGATTAACGCGATTCTTGCTGTAAAAGGCGCGGTAAGTGTATTTGAAATTCCTTACATTATGACTGGCGGCGGAAACGGCTCTTCAACTTTTGTAATCAAGACAATGGACACAGCATTTAAATTCAACAAGATTGGACTTGCTTCTGCCATGGCGATTGTGCTTACCGTTATGGTTCTTTTGATTTCGTTTATTCAAAATGCGGTTTTCAATACAGATGAAAAAAACTGA